DNA from Paracholeplasma manati:
GGCATCGAAAAGAAAGAAACAGACTTCGCTAAAGAAGTTATGGAACAAGTTAGAGCTTAATCAAATAAAATAAAATCTAAAGATCGAGGTGTCTATGAGCTATAAACGCGTATTACTAAAAATGAGTGGAGAAGCGATGAGAGGCCATACAGAGTTTGGTATCGATCCTCAAACCGTCATGAAATTAGCCAAAGAAGTCAAGGATGTTAAAGACCTTGGCATCGATGTGGGTATTGTCGTTGGTGGTGGGAACATTTGGCGTGGTAAAACCGCTGAAGGTCTCGGTATGGATCGTGCACAAGCCGACTACATGGGTATGTTAGCAACCATCATGAATGGACTAGCATTACAAGATGCGCTTGAAAAATTAGGCGTACCAACCCGTGTGATGAGTTCATTAAACGTTTCAGAAGTATGCGAACCTTATATCCGCAGACGTGCGACACGTCATATGGAAAAAGGTCGTGTTGTAGTCTTTGTAGGCGGTACTGGATCACCTTACTTCTCGACCGATACTGCAGCCGCACTTCGTGCCGCAGAAATCGACGCAGAAGTCATCTTAATGGCGAAAAATGGGGTTGAAGGGGTTTACGATAAAGACCCTAGAAAATTCACAGATGCCATCATGTATAACGAATTAACCCATAAATTTGTCTTAGAACATGGTCTAGAAATCATGGATTCCACAGCCGCAAGCTTGTGTAAAGACAATCACATCGATCTCATCGTATTTAATATGAACCAAGAAGGCAATATCAAAAAAGCCGTCTTAGGTGAAAAATTAGGCACCATTGTAAAATAGGAGGATAAGATGAACGAACAAGCGGATTTACTATTATTAGAAGCCGAAGAAAAAATGGAGAAATCCATTCATGCCCTTCAACACGATTTCGCATCGATTCGTACCGGTAGAGCTAACCCATCCTTACTAGATGTTGTTCACATCGAGTATTATGGCGTAGATAGCCCAATCAAACAAATCGCATCCATCTCTGTACCTGAAGGTAATCAACTATATATCAAACCATTTGATAAATCCACATTGAAGAAAATCGAAACTGCTATCCAAGCATCTCAATTGGGGTTACAACCTCAAAATGATGGTGTGGGAATCCGTTTGATTTTACCTCAACTAACCACTGAACGCAGAAAAGAATTGGCTAAACAAGCTGAGAAACTTGCTGAACATGGTAAAATCGCGGTTAGAAATGTCCGTAGAGAAACCAATGAACACATCAAGAAGTTAGAACTAACCGAAGATGCAGAACATGGTTATATTGAAGACGTTCAAACATTAACCGACAAATTCGTGGAAAAAGTTGATCAAGTGACTAAGATCAAAATCGACGAAATCATGGCAATCTAAATTGTCAAAGGCCAAGCAATTGGCCTTTTTCTTTTTAAAAATGTATTCAAATGATCATCTATTGCTCGATAAGTCTTACAAAATTCTTAACGATTCGTTATAATAGAGTTAAAGGAGCGTGATATTGTGGCAAAGAAACAAAATTTAAGTTTGCTTGAAATGATTTTGGTCATCATTCCGTTTACAAACGCACTTGGAATTGACCGATTTGTTATGGGAGACATGAAGTGGGGTCTCATTCGTTTAGTGATTGGTATCATTTCTGTAGGAACCGTTGGTTTTATCCTTTGGGTAATTGACTTGTTATTCTTAGTACAAGGTAGATACCAAACAGATATGCTCAAATATTTAAAATAGTTTTTTAAGAAGAACAAGCTATTAATGCCTGTTCTTTTTTTGATTATAAATAAATAATTAAATCTTGTTAAAATATACACTGGATGATACAATTGAGATAATGGAGGAATAATATGAATCTCATGAAACGTTTGTTATGTGCAAGTTTATTTTTGAGTTTTTTAATCGTATTGATCGGTTGTGAATCGTCGATTAATGATGTCGTTGAAGAGATAGGTGAAGATACGGTGGATAATGAGTTCATCCATGCAGCGTATATGGCGTTAGAAACGTCTAAAAGTGTTAAGTTGGATTATCAGATGTCCTATGCTCCATATGGAGACCCGGATAAACGGTCTACGATTTACATTTTCAACGATCCCTTGATTCAAGCTGGATTTTGGGGAAATGAAAAATTGGATTCCATCATCTATGTTCATGAGGACAATATTTATCGTGTTGTTGAATATGAAAATGATTATATCTATGAAGATTACCCATACATTGGTAAAGACCATTGGAAACTGGACAAAATCATCTTAAACGAAAAAGTCATTGAAAATGAATTTACCACTATCGGAAACATCCGAACATATCCAGTAACCATCGCTGCAACCAAACTGATTCAAGATTATCCAACATTGGCATCTATGATCAAAGGTTTTCAAAATACCAAGAATGAGAAAACCAATTCTATTCTGACCAATGTCAATGTGAATTTTAGTTTAAATATAGATGTTAATACAAAAAGAATCATCAGTATAGAGGCGAATTTGTTGGATTATCTCGTGGCTCTTTTCGAAAAAGGCAGTGGAAATTCATATTATGATATACCGACAATGATGCAAATCAAGTTATCTTATGATGACATAGCCATACCTAGTTTGGTTTGGGCAGATATGATTGCAGATGATGCCTGCGCATCAATCAATGGACGTCATCACGACGTGAAGGTTGGAGAAGTCACCAATACCTACATTCATTATAATTATGATACAGATTTACTCGTATTGACCGTTGATGAACGCAATTTCTTCCGTATGACCTCAACCAATACTCTCTTACCAAATGTTTTTGTAACGACCTCATCGGGGGATAAAGTTGAATTTGAAATATCTGACACAGTTAGATTAGAACCAGGTACTTACTATATTTACGTGAGTAGATGGCAAGTTGGAGAGGTTTCACTGTTGATAGAATTGATATAAGCAGAGCAATCTGCTTTTCTTTTTTGTGTTTTGATGGGATTTGCCATTTCCTGTTAAGGAATACTGAAAATCATGTATAATGATTACGACGGTGATTTTTATATGAATATAAACAAACTTAAAAAACATGATATACCCAAACATCTCGCCATCATTTTAGATGGTAATGGCAGATGGGCTAAAAAAAGAGGCTTACCAAGGACGTTTGGTCACTATCAAGGTGGACTTAATATTGGTAAAGTCGCTCAATACGCAGATGAATTAGGCATAGAAGTATTAACGGTCTATGCTTTTTCGACTGAAAATTGGTCAAGACCTCAAGATGAAGTGGATTATTTAATGACCACACCCATCAAAGAATTCTCAAAATACAAAGAAAAAATCCTCAATTCAAATATCAGAGTTAAGCATGTCGGACGCAGACAAGAACTTTCAAAAGAATTACTTGAAATCATTGATGATTTAGAAGTCCAAACCAAAGACCATAAAGGCACATTACTACAGGTCGCCTTTAACTATGGTGCTTATGATGAATTATTGACTGCTTATCAACAGATGATGAGTGAGGGCATTACAAATCCAACCAAACAAGATGTCTATGACCATCTCATGGTTAAACAACCGGTGGATTTACTCATTAGAACCAGTGGTGAACAGCGGGTGTCAAACTATTTATTATGGCAAATCAGTTATGCCGAATTTTATTTCACCAAAACGCATTGGCCTGCGTTCAATAAGAGAGCCTTGTGGAAAGCCATCCTACATTATCAAAAGCGTGATCGACGCTTTGGGGGACTTAAAAAATGAAACAAAGAATCATAACTGGCGCAGCTTTGCTCGCAATATTCATACCTATAGTCATTCTTAAACCACTCTTCATGGTCTTTCAAATCGCGATGATCGCGATGGTCGTGGTTGGGTCTTTAGAATTGATCAGCATGTATAATAAACAAAAGAAATTCTCCAAAGTACCCAGCGCTTTGACCGTCATCGCAGCGATTCTCACATATTTAACCGCTGTACTGGCTTGGAGTAGCGATACCATCTTACCAGGGTTAACCCCAATTGACATCAAAGTTAACTTCGTCGCCATCGCAATGGTCGTTGTCTTCTTAATGTTTGGACTCATCGTCTTTTATGATGATTATGATGGGTCGGATATTGGTAAATCCATCACGGTTATTTATTACATGGGCTTAGGTGCAGCTGCAATTTCTATCCTCAGACTAATTGGTGTTAGATTCATTGTCTATCTATTCTTAGTGACCATCGCCACAGATATGTTTGCATATTTCTTTGGGATGCGTTTTGGGAAACACAAAATGGCCCCCAAAATCAGTCCGAAGAAATCATGGGAAGGGGCTTTTGCAGGAACCATCATCGCCACGATTTTAGGG
Protein-coding regions in this window:
- the pyrH gene encoding UMP kinase, with the translated sequence MSYKRVLLKMSGEAMRGHTEFGIDPQTVMKLAKEVKDVKDLGIDVGIVVGGGNIWRGKTAEGLGMDRAQADYMGMLATIMNGLALQDALEKLGVPTRVMSSLNVSEVCEPYIRRRATRHMEKGRVVVFVGGTGSPYFSTDTAAALRAAEIDAEVILMAKNGVEGVYDKDPRKFTDAIMYNELTHKFVLEHGLEIMDSTAASLCKDNHIDLIVFNMNQEGNIKKAVLGEKLGTIVK
- the frr gene encoding ribosome recycling factor; this encodes MNEQADLLLLEAEEKMEKSIHALQHDFASIRTGRANPSLLDVVHIEYYGVDSPIKQIASISVPEGNQLYIKPFDKSTLKKIETAIQASQLGLQPQNDGVGIRLILPQLTTERRKELAKQAEKLAEHGKIAVRNVRRETNEHIKKLELTEDAEHGYIEDVQTLTDKFVEKVDQVTKIKIDEIMAI
- the uppS gene encoding polyprenyl diphosphate synthase, which encodes MNINKLKKHDIPKHLAIILDGNGRWAKKRGLPRTFGHYQGGLNIGKVAQYADELGIEVLTVYAFSTENWSRPQDEVDYLMTTPIKEFSKYKEKILNSNIRVKHVGRRQELSKELLEIIDDLEVQTKDHKGTLLQVAFNYGAYDELLTAYQQMMSEGITNPTKQDVYDHLMVKQPVDLLIRTSGEQRVSNYLLWQISYAEFYFTKTHWPAFNKRALWKAILHYQKRDRRFGGLKK
- a CDS encoding phosphatidate cytidylyltransferase, with the translated sequence MKQRIITGAALLAIFIPIVILKPLFMVFQIAMIAMVVVGSLELISMYNKQKKFSKVPSALTVIAAILTYLTAVLAWSSDTILPGLTPIDIKVNFVAIAMVVVFLMFGLIVFYDDYDGSDIGKSITVIYYMGLGAAAISILRLIGVRFIVYLFLVTIATDMFAYFFGMRFGKHKMAPKISPKKSWEGAFAGTIIATILGTGFALFYGDVFTWKFLNDPFQQTLLQNFSSLGYEPLWIQALVFIPITMVASILGQVGDLVASRLKRTYEIKDFGKIFPGHGGVLDRFDSAIFVALFLVAVFMAINALFPLAITVLI